One window of Jannaschia sp. CCS1 genomic DNA carries:
- a CDS encoding PLDc N-terminal domain-containing protein, translating to MEYGIIGLLVLIANIYAIFKTWTSAASTLAKVIWTVVILVLPVLGFIAWLIAGPKGGNSINV from the coding sequence ATGGAATATGGTATTATCGGCCTGCTCGTTCTGATCGCCAACATCTACGCGATCTTCAAGACCTGGACGTCCGCGGCCTCGACGCTCGCGAAGGTCATCTGGACTGTCGTTATCCTGGTCCTGCCGGTCCTGGGCTTCATCGCCTGGTTGATCGCTGGCCCCAAAGGCGGCAACTCGATCAACGTGTAG
- a CDS encoding mannan-binding lectin translates to MTLFRPFCLALALASLASAASAQQAFDAGPIWDQNHANQVCPAVAASHGGTWTGHWWTTVPNQMSVCQVQVASPAIAVEAGPIWNQNHANQVCPRLAASIRGTWTGQWWTTQPSVMSVCQIIP, encoded by the coding sequence ATGACCCTTTTTCGCCCCTTTTGCCTGGCCCTTGCCCTCGCCAGTCTTGCGTCCGCCGCCTCTGCGCAACAGGCGTTTGACGCGGGTCCGATCTGGGACCAGAACCATGCCAACCAGGTGTGCCCCGCAGTCGCGGCGTCCCATGGCGGCACCTGGACGGGGCATTGGTGGACGACGGTTCCCAACCAGATGTCGGTGTGCCAGGTGCAGGTCGCATCCCCCGCAATTGCGGTTGAGGCTGGCCCGATCTGGAACCAGAACCATGCCAACCAAGTGTGCCCAAGACTCGCGGCCTCTATTCGCGGGACTTGGACAGGCCAATGGTGGACGACGCAGCCGAGCGTCATGTCGGTGTGCCAAATTATCCCCTAG
- the gltX gene encoding glutamate--tRNA ligase, with product MSAPMSASTSVVTRFAPSPTGFLHVGNLRTALFNFLIAKKAGGEFILRLDDTDPERSTQAFADAIQEDMEWLGLTWDRIERQSDRFDRYAAAADELRAKNRFYEAWETPTELDLKRKKQLNMHQPPVYDRAALALTDDQKEALRAERGQGVWRFKLDHQRIEWTDGILGDLSIDAASVSDPVLIRADGQVLYTIASVVDDTDMGVTHVVRGSDHVTNTATQIQIMEALGKSAPSFAHHSLLTGPQGEALSKRLGTLALRDLREAGMEPMALLSHMARIGSSQPVELAGSVEELAEGFDLNHFGSAPTKFDVEDLWPLTASVLHGTAFEDVAGEIAALGVPADIAPAFWEVARANIGKRAEIADWWALFRDGATPLVADEDREFVAQAFAMLPDLPYDETTWSNWTSAVKEATGRKGKGLFMPLRKAVTGRERGPEMADVMRLMQVKPTL from the coding sequence ATGTCTGCCCCCATGTCCGCGTCCACATCTGTCGTCACCCGCTTCGCCCCATCGCCCACCGGGTTCCTGCACGTAGGCAACCTGCGCACGGCGCTGTTCAATTTCCTGATCGCGAAGAAGGCGGGCGGAGAGTTCATCCTGCGCCTTGATGACACGGATCCGGAGCGGTCGACGCAAGCCTTTGCCGATGCGATCCAGGAAGACATGGAGTGGCTGGGCCTGACCTGGGACCGGATCGAGCGGCAATCGGACCGCTTTGACCGCTACGCCGCTGCCGCCGATGAATTGCGCGCGAAAAACCGGTTCTATGAGGCGTGGGAGACGCCGACTGAGCTGGATCTGAAGCGCAAGAAGCAACTGAACATGCACCAACCCCCGGTCTATGACCGGGCGGCGCTGGCGCTGACGGACGACCAGAAAGAGGCGTTGCGGGCTGAGCGGGGGCAGGGCGTCTGGCGCTTCAAGCTGGATCACCAGCGGATTGAATGGACCGACGGCATCCTTGGCGATCTGTCGATTGATGCGGCCTCTGTGTCGGACCCGGTGCTGATCCGTGCGGACGGTCAGGTTCTCTACACGATTGCCTCCGTGGTCGATGACACGGATATGGGTGTTACCCATGTGGTGCGGGGCTCTGACCATGTGACCAACACGGCAACGCAAATCCAGATCATGGAGGCGTTGGGCAAATCCGCGCCGTCCTTCGCGCATCACTCGCTGCTGACCGGCCCGCAGGGCGAGGCGCTGTCCAAGCGGCTTGGCACATTGGCGCTGCGTGATCTGCGTGAGGCAGGGATGGAGCCGATGGCGCTGCTGTCGCACATGGCGCGGATCGGGTCCTCGCAGCCGGTGGAACTGGCGGGATCGGTGGAGGAGTTGGCCGAAGGGTTCGACCTGAACCACTTTGGCTCCGCGCCCACCAAGTTCGACGTGGAAGACCTTTGGCCCCTGACGGCCAGCGTGTTGCACGGCACGGCGTTTGAAGATGTGGCCGGAGAGATTGCCGCTTTGGGCGTGCCCGCAGACATCGCGCCTGCATTCTGGGAGGTCGCGCGCGCCAACATTGGCAAGCGGGCGGAAATTGCCGATTGGTGGGCGCTTTTCCGCGACGGAGCCACACCTTTGGTCGCCGATGAGGACCGGGAGTTTGTCGCGCAGGCCTTCGCGATGCTGCCGGATCTGCCCTATGATGAGACGACGTGGAGCAATTGGACCTCGGCTGTGAAAGAGGCCACGGGGCGGAAGGGCAAGGGATTGTTCATGCCGCTGCGCAAGGCGGTGACAGGGCGGGAGCGCGGACCTGAAATGGCCGATGTGATGCGCCTGATGCAGGTCAAACCGACGCTCTGA
- a CDS encoding metallopeptidase family protein has protein sequence MHADLTAPDLAAIETLAYAARDALQEPWATPARAVVIRVEDVADPQILAELEMQDPFELTGLYDGIPMTQKSVMDMPEQPDTIWLFRRAILDEWADRGNVTLSELVTHVLVHEFAHHFGWSDDDIAAVDRWWD, from the coding sequence ATGCACGCCGACCTCACCGCCCCCGATCTGGCCGCGATTGAAACCCTCGCCTACGCCGCCCGCGACGCGCTGCAAGAGCCGTGGGCGACGCCGGCCCGCGCCGTGGTTATCCGGGTCGAGGATGTCGCCGATCCGCAGATCCTGGCCGAGCTGGAGATGCAGGATCCGTTTGAGCTGACCGGGCTCTATGATGGCATCCCGATGACCCAGAAGTCGGTGATGGACATGCCCGAGCAGCCCGACACGATCTGGCTCTTTCGCCGGGCGATCCTGGATGAATGGGCTGATCGGGGCAACGTGACCCTGTCTGAGCTGGTGACCCATGTGTTGGTGCACGAGTTTGCCCACCATTTCGGCTGGTCTGATGATGACATCGCCGCCGTCGACCGCTGGTGGGACTGA
- a CDS encoding MATE family efflux transporter gives MANSQAVFLEGSLFKHITVMSLTSSVGLMAVFLVDFVDMIFISMLGKEELAAAIGYAGAILFFTSSFGIGMAIAGGALVARALGAGDEALARRRAGTTLFYGVLIGSLFSALVWVNLPTLVALLGASDATQDLAVGYLRIIIPSLPLLLVGMVGGAILRAHGDARRAMMATIIGGLVNAVLDPILIFGLNLELTGAAIASVCARVAIAAVALIPIFRHHGGLARPSLPDLRLDLSPILALAAPAILTQLATPVGQAIVTRSMAQYGEDAVAGMAIIGRLTPVAFGVLFALSGAVGPIVGQNFGAGKQERVKRTYVEAMAFTALVVLVVSAVLFFLREPIVALFSATGEARSLVFLFCGPLALAFFFNGMIFVSNASLNNIGYPYTSTWVNWGRHTLGTILPILAFSAWLGAEGVLIGQAFGGIVFGLLSFVLVRRIMAIATDAPTQEPFARHARLMALFHRHR, from the coding sequence ATGGCAAACTCGCAAGCGGTCTTTCTTGAAGGCTCCCTCTTCAAGCACATAACGGTCATGTCCCTGACCTCCTCGGTCGGATTGATGGCGGTGTTCCTGGTGGACTTCGTCGACATGATCTTCATCTCCATGCTGGGGAAGGAGGAGCTGGCGGCAGCCATTGGATATGCAGGCGCGATCCTGTTCTTCACCTCGTCGTTCGGCATTGGCATGGCGATTGCAGGGGGCGCATTGGTGGCGCGGGCCCTTGGCGCGGGCGATGAGGCGCTGGCCCGTCGTCGCGCGGGCACGACGCTATTTTACGGCGTGCTGATCGGGAGCCTGTTTTCGGCACTCGTCTGGGTGAACCTTCCGACACTCGTGGCGCTGTTGGGGGCCAGCGATGCCACGCAGGACCTTGCGGTGGGATACTTGCGGATCATCATACCCTCCCTCCCGCTGCTCTTGGTGGGTATGGTCGGTGGCGCGATCCTGCGCGCCCATGGCGATGCGCGCCGTGCCATGATGGCCACGATCATCGGCGGGTTGGTGAATGCCGTCCTCGATCCAATCCTGATCTTCGGCCTCAACCTGGAGCTGACGGGGGCCGCGATCGCCTCCGTCTGCGCGCGCGTCGCGATTGCCGCCGTCGCCTTGATCCCGATCTTCCGGCACCATGGTGGCCTGGCGCGTCCGTCCCTGCCGGACCTTCGGCTGGATTTGTCGCCGATCCTTGCGCTGGCGGCGCCTGCGATCCTGACGCAGCTGGCCACGCCCGTGGGGCAGGCCATCGTCACCCGCTCCATGGCGCAATATGGCGAAGACGCCGTGGCCGGTATGGCCATCATCGGCCGCCTGACGCCAGTGGCTTTCGGTGTCCTCTTCGCGCTGTCCGGGGCCGTGGGGCCCATCGTGGGGCAGAACTTCGGCGCCGGAAAACAGGAGCGGGTCAAGCGCACCTATGTTGAGGCAATGGCCTTCACGGCCCTTGTTGTCCTCGTTGTCAGCGCCGTGCTGTTCTTCCTGCGCGAGCCCATTGTCGCGCTCTTCTCCGCGACGGGGGAGGCGCGGTCGCTGGTCTTCCTGTTCTGCGGGCCCCTGGCGCTCGCGTTCTTTTTCAACGGGATGATCTTCGTGTCCAACGCCAGCCTCAACAATATCGGCTATCCCTATACCTCAACCTGGGTGAACTGGGGGCGTCACACGCTTGGCACCATCTTGCCAATCCTCGCCTTCTCGGCATGGCTGGGGGCGGAAGGCGTGCTGATCGGGCAGGCCTTCGGCGGCATCGTGTTCGGTCTCCTGTCATTCGTTCTGGTGCGCCGGATCATGGCGATAGCCACGGACGCCCCGACGCAGGAGCCGTTCGCCCGCCATGCACGTCTGATGGCGCTGTTTCACCGGCACCGCTGA